A single region of the Bacteroidales bacterium genome encodes:
- a CDS encoding HDIG domain-containing protein: MTEDVKKLWGEELAWIKDEKLREVTAKTWELAMEKTVLTAEDLNTIPFTLLCGPDLKVSFMAHKVSVVHIAKDAGNQMNKFYKDELPVNMDVLISGAILADVGKLLEYVLDENGKAVQGTYGKYLRHPFSGVSLAEQCSVPAEVCHIIAAHATEGNLVKRSTEAYVVHHADFMTFLPFKERLKV, translated from the coding sequence ATGACAGAAGACGTAAAAAAATTATGGGGCGAAGAACTCGCTTGGATAAAAGACGAAAAGTTACGTGAAGTAACTGCAAAAACGTGGGAATTGGCAATGGAAAAAACCGTTCTCACAGCAGAAGATTTGAATACTATACCTTTTACTTTGCTGTGCGGACCGGATTTAAAAGTGTCTTTTATGGCTCATAAAGTTTCAGTTGTGCATATTGCAAAAGATGCCGGAAACCAAATGAACAAGTTTTATAAAGATGAACTACCTGTAAATATGGATGTACTTATTTCAGGAGCAATTCTTGCTGATGTAGGAAAATTGTTGGAATATGTATTAGACGAAAACGGAAAAGCCGTTCAAGGAACTTACGGCAAATATTTAAGGCATCCGTTTTCAGGTGTTTCATTAGCAGAACAATGCAGCGTTCCTGCCGAAGTGTGTCATATAATTGCGGCTCATGCAACAGAAGGTAATTTGGTAAAGCGTTCAACAGAAGCCTATGTTGTACATCATGCTGATTTTATGACTTTTTTACCTTTTAAAGAGAGGTTGAAAGTATAA
- a CDS encoding toll/interleukin-1 receptor domain-containing protein → MKDIFVSHSKEDKSIAKKLVSKLESSGVGCYVYSRDKNSGSEKELISSSSIFILILSEYAQQSQDLIRQLKIAVDSNCHIIPFKAGKTDTGLSTQYLLHSLEWVDALEDGFDEAFEILLEIIEEMNEGKPFRSTSKKKNSDAGEGFKLQKSHLTGIIAVFAVIIIYFVFFNNKSETTNNNNTITNNIDPPDYVDSDLKDEEKVVVGSWKMIDYEDSRTMTAEEQAVTDQNITDMKKRVLLTFNADRSFLRAGFTQQVQKGYWEYDNTKKKIYLTPANVNKREEINILNINNKKMTFVVTEVIQNPQGGTETVTTKITFQKQ, encoded by the coding sequence ATGAAAGATATTTTTGTGAGCCATTCTAAAGAAGATAAAAGTATTGCAAAAAAACTTGTGTCTAAATTAGAATCTTCCGGTGTTGGTTGTTATGTTTATTCGCGTGATAAAAATTCAGGTAGTGAGAAAGAACTTATTTCGAGCAGCAGTATCTTTATTTTAATCCTTTCCGAATATGCACAACAATCACAAGATCTTATTCGACAGCTTAAAATTGCCGTAGATAGTAATTGTCATATTATTCCGTTTAAAGCAGGAAAAACCGATACCGGCTTAAGTACTCAATACTTATTACATTCTCTTGAATGGGTTGATGCATTAGAGGACGGATTTGATGAAGCTTTTGAAATACTTCTTGAGATTATAGAAGAAATGAATGAAGGAAAACCGTTTAGATCAACTTCTAAAAAGAAAAATTCTGATGCAGGAGAAGGCTTCAAGCTTCAAAAATCGCATTTGACAGGAATTATTGCAGTTTTTGCAGTAATAATAATTTATTTTGTTTTCTTTAATAATAAATCAGAAACGACAAACAATAACAACACAATAACTAATAATATTGATCCTCCGGATTATGTAGATTCAGATTTAAAAGATGAAGAAAAAGTAGTAGTTGGTTCTTGGAAAATGATTGATTATGAAGACAGCAGAACTATGACTGCTGAAGAACAAGCTGTAACAGATCAGAATATTACTGATATGAAGAAAAGAGTCTTGTTGACTTTTAATGCTGACAGATCTTTTTTAAGAGCAGGGTTCACACAGCAAGTTCAAAAAGGTTATTGGGAATATGACAATACAAAAAAGAAAATATATCTTACACCTGCAAATGTTAATAAACGAGAAGAAATAAATATTCTCAATATCAATAATAAAAAAATGACCTTTGTTGTTACTGAAGTAATTCAAAATCCACAAGGCGGTACAGAAACTGTAACAACAAAAATTACATTTCAGAAACAATAA
- a CDS encoding DUF5004 domain-containing protein translates to MKHLKVFSVLIIIAVFFSACKTTPHDKISGKWNISKIENSTMTDQEDIDFFNQMNADLMKSQEVNFAEGKITKTYPDLKEGTWEMDEEGSNLKIDWGEEDTYSPHNYIIKSLTDDSMIVEEDYEEFLIITTYIKSK, encoded by the coding sequence ATGAAACATTTAAAAGTATTTTCAGTTCTTATAATAATTGCTGTGTTCTTTTCAGCCTGTAAAACAACACCTCACGATAAAATCAGCGGAAAATGGAATATTTCAAAGATTGAAAATTCAACAATGACGGATCAAGAAGATATTGATTTCTTCAATCAAATGAATGCTGATTTAATGAAAAGTCAAGAAGTGAATTTTGCAGAAGGGAAAATAACTAAAACATATCCTGATCTGAAAGAAGGAACATGGGAAATGGATGAAGAAGGATCAAATCTTAAAATTGATTGGGGTGAAGAAGATACATACTCCCCGCATAATTATATTATAAAGTCATTAACAGATGACAGTATGATAGTAGAGGAAGATTATGAAGAATTCCTTATTATCACAACCTATATAAAATCAAAATAA